The DNA window AGTAGATCGTCGACACCTGCCGCTCGCCGAAGGCCAGGTACAGTGCGGTGCGCAGGTCGCCGATCGCCACGCCCAGCGTGCTGGCCTTGTCGCGGTCGATGTCCAGCGTGGCTTGCAGGCCCTTGTTCTGCGAATCGCTGGTCACGTCGCGGAAGTCCGGGTCGGCGCGCATGCGCTCCAGGTAGCGCTCGGACCACTCGTTCAGCGAATCCGGGCTCACCGACTGCAGCGTGTACTGGTAGCGGCTCTTGCTGGGGCGACCGCCCAGCTGCAGGTTCTGGACCGGCGACATGTACACCTGGATGCCGGCCACGTCGCGCATCTTCTTGCGCAAGCCTTCCAGCACATCGGGCATGGCCTTGCGCTCGCCGCGCGGCACCAGCACGACGAACATGCGGCCCGAATTGCCGCCACCGGTAAACGACACCACGCTCTTCACGGCCGGATCGGCCTGGATGATCGCGGCCACGCGGTCCTGCAGCGCCAGCATCGCGCTGGTCGAGATGTCTTCGGAGGCTTCCGTGTTCACGCGGAACTGGCCGATATCCTCTTCGGGGAAGAAGCCCTTCGGCATCGTCGCATACATGACGACGGTCAGCACGAACGTGCCCACGGCCACGGCCAGCACGATGTAGCGGTGGCGCAGCGCCGCGTCCAGCGTGCGGCCATAGCCCTTCAGCACGGCGTTGAAGCCCCGTTCGAAATGGCGGCCGAGGAAGGTGTCGTCGCCTGCCCCTTCGTGTGCCTCATGCGAATCGGCCGGCAGGAAGCGCGCCGCCATCATGGGCACCAGGGTCAGCGAGACCAGCGCCGAGACCAGCACGGCCAGCGCGACGATGACGGCGAATTCACGGAACATCAGTCCCATCACGCCGGGCATGAAGAAGATCGGGATGAACACGGCCACCAGCGAGATCGAGATCGACACGATGGTGAAGCCCATCTCCCGCGAGCCGACCAGCGCCGCCTGCAGCGGTTTCTTGCCGTGCTCGATGTGCCGCACGATGTTTTCCAGCACGACGATGGCATCGTCGACCACCAGGCCGACGGCCAGCGTGATGCCCAGCAGCGATATATTGTCCAGGCTGTAGCCCAGCGCATACAGCAGCGCCAGCGCGCCCAGCAGCGAGATCGGCATGGTGATGGCCGGGATCAGCGTGGCCACGGCGCGGCGCAGGAACAGGAAGATCACCAGCACCACCAGCACGATCGTCAGCGCCAGCGTGAGGTTCACATCGTGGATCGCCTCGCGGATCGACACCGAGCGGTCGTTGACGAGGCTGATGTTGATCGACTCCGGCAACTGGGCACGGAAGCGCGGCAGCAAGGCCTTCACGCTGTCGACCACCTGCACCGTGTTGGCATCGGGCTGGCGCTGCACCAGCAGCACGATCGAACGCTCGCCGTTGTAGCTGCCGAACGACTTGGTGGACTGGAAGCTGTCCTCGACGACGGCCACGTCCTTGAGCCGCACCGGTTCGCCGTTGCGGGTGGCGATGATCAGGTCGCGGTAGTCCGCCGCCTTCATCAGCTGGGCGTTGCCCTGGATCGTCAGGGTCTGGTCGGGGCCATCGAGCACGCCCAGCGGCGTGTTGGCGTTGGCGCTGCGGATCGCCGCCTGCACCTCGGCCAGCGTGAGATCGCGCGCGTTGAGCAAGTCCGATTTCGCGCGCACCCGCACGGCGAAGCGCTTCTGGCCGTTGACGTTCACCTGCGCCACGCCGGGCAAGGTGGAGAGACTGGGCGCGATCAGGTTTTCCGCATAATCGTTCAGCTCCGACAGCGACAGCGATGGCGAATTCATCGCCATGAACAGCACCGGCGCATCGGCGGGGTTGATCTTGCGGTAGGACGGCAAGTCCGTCATTTCCTGCGGCAGCTGGCGCTGCGCGCGCAGCAGCGCGGCCTGCACGTCGACGGCCGCTTCGTTGATGTCGATGCTGGAATCGAACTCCAGGGTCAGCGAGGTATTGCCCTGCGTGCTGGTCGAGGTGATCAGCGTGAGGCCGGGAATCGTGGAAAACTGCTTTTCCAGCGGCAGCGCGACGGATGACGCCATCGTGTCCGGGCTGGCCCCGGCCAGGTCAGCCGACACGTTGATGATCGGGGTGTTATAGCTGGGCAGCGCGGCGACGGGGATGTACAGGTAAGCCAGCACGCCCGCCAGGATCAGCGACAGCGACAGCAGCACCGCCATCACGGGGCGCCGGATCGAGAGCTCGGAGAGGTTCATTCGACGCTGCCCTTGGCTTTGCCCTGCTCGGCCACCCGCACCTCGGCGACACGCACCTTGCCGCCGGGGCGCAGGTTCTGCTTGCCTTCGACGATCACCTTTTCATTGCCAGCCAGCCCGCGCACGGCCGCATCGCCGCCGAACGCGTGCAGGCGTTCGACATTCGCGACCTTCGCCGTGCCGTCCGGCCCCACCGTGTAGACAAAGGTGCCACGGGTGTTCGTGATGATCGCGTTCTGCGGCACCACGAGCGCATCGCGCAGCGTCTGCACGGTGACTTCCGTATTCACGTACTGGCCGGGCCACAGCCGCGTATCGCTGTTGGCAAACTGCGCTTTCACGCGGATCACGCCGGCTTGCGGGTCGACCGTATTGTCGATGAACGACAGGCGGCCCTCGATGGGCGTCTTCGAATCGCGGTGGAATACCTGCACCGGCACCTTGCCGGCGCGCTGGGCATCGAGCAGTGCGGCCAGGTTCGTTTCCGGGATCGTGAAGGCGACGTTGATCGGATCGAGCTGGGTGATCGTCGTCAGCGACGTGGACAGTTGCACCAGGCTGCCCGGATAGACGTCGATGCCGCCCACCCGGCCCGACATCGGGGCGCGGATCGCCGTGTAGCTCTGGCCCACCTGGATCGCGCGGGCCGCCGCAACGTTCGCTTCGAGCTCCGCGCGGGCGGCGTCGACCTGGCTTTTCAGCGTGTCGACGGCACCCTGGGCGATGAATTTCTGGCCCAGCAGTTCCAGGCTGCGCTTGTATTGCCGCTCCAGGTCGGCCAGCGTGGCGCGGTCGCGCGCCACCTCGGCTTGCGCCTTTTGCAGGTTGGCCGACTCGCTGCGGCTGTCCAGCGAGAACATCAGCTGGCCTTCCTTGACGAATTCGCCTTCCTTCACGTGCACCTTGGCGATCGTGCTGGTGGTCTGCGGGTGCAGGTCCACGGTGCTGATCGGGCTGACGGTGCCATTGGCCTGCAGGATCACGGGCACGTCCCGCCGTGTCGGCGACACGACGTTGACGGTGGTGGGGCCATTACCCCTTCCCTCGCCCTTGCCGGGGCCGGCGTGCTGCGCTTCCGGTGACGTGTGCGTGAAATGCCATGCGCCGGCTCCCACGGCGATGGCGGCAGCGGCCAGTACTCCCAAGGTGGACTTTTTCATTGTAATTTTGAATGCTGGTGGTGGTGAGTGAGCTTTTATTGCAAGCGTTGACTGCGAAGCTTTTACTGCGTGCTTTTACTGGATGCTCTTGCAATACTTCCCTAAGGAATTGGCCGGGATTGTGCCAGCCAACTGCTACGGCCCGGTGACGTCACCAGGCCGCGCGGTTACTTGCCCGCATACAGCTCGGGCAACGTCAGCACCGCTTCGAGGCCGCCGGTATCGCCATTGGCCAGGCTCAGCGTGGCGCCGTGCTGTTCGGCGATATTGCGGGCAATCGTCAGGCCCAGGCCGGTACCGCCCGATTCCCGCGAGCGCGACGTTTCGACCCGGTAGAACGGCTCGAACACCCGCGCCAGCTGGTCTTGCGGAATGCCCGGGCCTTCGTCACGGATACGGATGCGGGCCGCGCCGGCCAGCCGTTCGACCGTCACGTGGGCTTTCTGGCCATATTTCACGGCGTTGTCGATCAGGTTCACGAGGCAGCGCTGCACGTCCAGAGGCCTCCCCAGCAGCGCCATGCCGGCCCGGCCCTTCAGTTCGACCTGCTGGCCCGCATCGATCGCATCGGCGCACACGCTGTCGAGCAGGGAGTCGAGATCGAGCTTCTGCATCGTGCCGGTCGTGTCCATGCTGCGCGCCAGGTCGAGGCCTTCGCGGATCATCTGCTGCATGGCCGACAGGTCGCCGATCAGCTTTTGCTGCAGGTCGGCGTCGCTGACCTTTTCCAGGCGCAGGCGCATGCGGGTCAGCGGCGTTTGCAGGTCGTGCGTGATCGCGGCCAGCATCTCGGTGCGCTGGATGATGTGCTGGCGGATCCGCCCCTGCATGGCATTGAATGCGGCACTTGCCTGGCGGATCTCGGCGGCACCGGCCAGTTCCAGCGGCGGCTTGTTGATGTCGTTGCCCAGGTCCTTCGCGGCCTGGGCCAGCTGCTTGACCGGGCGCACCGCCATCCGCGTGACGAAGTAGGCCAGGATGGCGATGCACAGCAGGAAAGGCACGAACACGGCGTATTCATTGTGGCCGGTGGGGATCGAACCGCGCGGGGGCAGCACCGACAGCTTGAGCACTTGCCCATCCGTCATGACGATCTTGACGGATTCGCATGTGCCCCGCCATGGGCCGGGGCCGAACAGCGTCATCGTGCTGGTACGCTGCTCGCATTGCGGCGGGCGCTCGGTCATGGGAATCACCTGGAAATCGCGCGGCAGGCGCTGTGCCAGCGCGGTGGAGAATTCCGTGGCCGGGTGCAGCGTGAGATCGTTGTCGGTGGCGATCTCCAGCCGCATGCTGCTCTTGCTGGACACGGCCAGGTATTGCGCGCGCGATTCGGGCCGCACCACGTCGGTGGTTTCGATGATCTGCTCGGCACGCTCCAGCGCATGGTAGGTGCGATAACGTTCCAGCGTGCGCTGGCGTTCGTTGACGGCCAGCCATTGCGTGAGCGCGGCGGAAGCGACAATGCCGACCATGAGCGCGAAGAACACGCGCCCGGTCATGGAGTTGACGAAATTTTTCAGCGTGCTCACCGGCCGCTCCGCTCCCTGGTCACGCGCGTGGCTCGACCGATACGGCGCCGGCCAGCACATAGCCGCCATTGCGCACCGTCTTGATGATCTGCGGCACCCGCGCATCCTCGCCCAGCTTTTGCCGCAGGCGGCTGATCTGGATATCGATCGAGCGGTCGAATGGATCGGCATCGCGACCCTGGGTCAGGTTCAGCAACTGGTCGCGGTTC is part of the Pseudoduganella lutea genome and encodes:
- a CDS encoding ATP-binding protein, whose amino-acid sequence is MKNFVNSMTGRVFFALMVGIVASAALTQWLAVNERQRTLERYRTYHALERAEQIIETTDVVRPESRAQYLAVSSKSSMRLEIATDNDLTLHPATEFSTALAQRLPRDFQVIPMTERPPQCEQRTSTMTLFGPGPWRGTCESVKIVMTDGQVLKLSVLPPRGSIPTGHNEYAVFVPFLLCIAILAYFVTRMAVRPVKQLAQAAKDLGNDINKPPLELAGAAEIRQASAAFNAMQGRIRQHIIQRTEMLAAITHDLQTPLTRMRLRLEKVSDADLQQKLIGDLSAMQQMIREGLDLARSMDTTGTMQKLDLDSLLDSVCADAIDAGQQVELKGRAGMALLGRPLDVQRCLVNLIDNAVKYGQKAHVTVERLAGAARIRIRDEGPGIPQDQLARVFEPFYRVETSRSRESGGTGLGLTIARNIAEQHGATLSLANGDTGGLEAVLTLPELYAGK
- a CDS encoding efflux RND transporter permease subunit; protein product: MNLSELSIRRPVMAVLLSLSLILAGVLAYLYIPVAALPSYNTPIINVSADLAGASPDTMASSVALPLEKQFSTIPGLTLITSTSTQGNTSLTLEFDSSIDINEAAVDVQAALLRAQRQLPQEMTDLPSYRKINPADAPVLFMAMNSPSLSLSELNDYAENLIAPSLSTLPGVAQVNVNGQKRFAVRVRAKSDLLNARDLTLAEVQAAIRSANANTPLGVLDGPDQTLTIQGNAQLMKAADYRDLIIATRNGEPVRLKDVAVVEDSFQSTKSFGSYNGERSIVLLVQRQPDANTVQVVDSVKALLPRFRAQLPESINISLVNDRSVSIREAIHDVNLTLALTIVLVVLVIFLFLRRAVATLIPAITMPISLLGALALLYALGYSLDNISLLGITLAVGLVVDDAIVVLENIVRHIEHGKKPLQAALVGSREMGFTIVSISISLVAVFIPIFFMPGVMGLMFREFAVIVALAVLVSALVSLTLVPMMAARFLPADSHEAHEGAGDDTFLGRHFERGFNAVLKGYGRTLDAALRHRYIVLAVAVGTFVLTVVMYATMPKGFFPEEDIGQFRVNTEASEDISTSAMLALQDRVAAIIQADPAVKSVVSFTGGGNSGRMFVVLVPRGERKAMPDVLEGLRKKMRDVAGIQVYMSPVQNLQLGGRPSKSRYQYTLQSVSPDSLNEWSERYLERMRADPDFRDVTSDSQNKGLQATLDIDRDKASTLGVAIGDLRTALYLAFGERQVSTIYSSAASYYVILEAADEDRRYEDALNKVSVRNAAGQLIKLSSFATVRRTVGPTAVNHQGQLQAVTVAFNLAPGVPLGRATAKIDAMGQEFGLPPSIITNYGGDAAVFEKSQGSQVILIVAALAVIYVLLGVLYESFIHPLTILAGLPSAAVGALFTLWLFDMDLTMIAIIGILMLIGIVKKNAIMMIDFALQAQREQGMAPAAAIREACILRFRPIMMTTLAAFMGALPIALGLGAGAELRQPLGLAVCGGLIFSQVITLYVTPVIYLFLDKYSGNGPMGDAELVEPPPEPQKVELKAVS
- a CDS encoding efflux RND transporter periplasmic adaptor subunit; amino-acid sequence: MKKSTLGVLAAAAIAVGAGAWHFTHTSPEAQHAGPGKGEGRGNGPTTVNVVSPTRRDVPVILQANGTVSPISTVDLHPQTTSTIAKVHVKEGEFVKEGQLMFSLDSRSESANLQKAQAEVARDRATLADLERQYKRSLELLGQKFIAQGAVDTLKSQVDAARAELEANVAAARAIQVGQSYTAIRAPMSGRVGGIDVYPGSLVQLSTSLTTITQLDPINVAFTIPETNLAALLDAQRAGKVPVQVFHRDSKTPIEGRLSFIDNTVDPQAGVIRVKAQFANSDTRLWPGQYVNTEVTVQTLRDALVVPQNAIITNTRGTFVYTVGPDGTAKVANVERLHAFGGDAAVRGLAGNEKVIVEGKQNLRPGGKVRVAEVRVAEQGKAKGSVE